In Macrobrachium rosenbergii isolate ZJJX-2024 chromosome 6, ASM4041242v1, whole genome shotgun sequence, a genomic segment contains:
- the LOC136839196 gene encoding dymeclin translates to MGAGSSSISGLSSNEYLQRFVSPEIITPNDPFWNQVLSFTFSVPNSSSDYRLLEESLTPLYQELVKNYATSGNVASLIHVFLSRATELKASTQCENNVFTWQAYNALFIIRCICKLLLQHLPESDVIEVLQTGPASASESVAGDDNSTLVEELVTSLVEVIVDVPLVDLTYALHHEATTALIVLTSALVFSSGDVCHLAVFKMLMTGRASIHACLFVKTLLKRFMAQDKPPAKNEGGSVVLGLASGLWNVLTFGLVGSEETTKKGPESPLATQSILLLLVLANHCTADRNIRNPYRQALLHAQNFHDPAESTPTQAVATFKLEFATLYKTLYTHLQEDQTTLVLYLLLHKNEDFRTYVLSRTDMENLILPILRTLYHAPDSTSHHIYMSLIILLILSEDDSFNKTIHDIPLKNITWYTERLISDISLGGLLILVVIRTITYNMTKMRDKYLHTNCLAALANMSSQFRSLHPYVSQRLVSLFETLAKRHARLCESLRQADYMYEDSENDIPDALSDVSVLEEVLRMVLEILNSVLTHQLSHNHNLVYTLLYKRHLFIPFSTHPNFQDVTQNIDVVLSYLMGRLETTKRDPGVQDVQEVIQQGVLHLPKDRLKKFPELKFKYVEENEPEEFFIPYVWTLVYQSSGLYWNPESICIFDPSQPDG, encoded by the exons TTCAGATTACCGTCTTCTTGAGGAATCGTTAACGCCCCTGTACCAAGAGCTTGTTAAGAATTATGCAACTAGTGGGAATGTGGCCTCGCTGATCCATGTCTTCCTTTCAAGAGCCACAGAATTAAAAGCATCAACCCAGTGTGAAAA CAATGTATTTACCTGGCAAGCATACAATGCGCTCTTCATTATTCGTTGCATCTGCAAGTTACTACTACAACATTTACCAGAAAGTGATGTAATTGAAGTTTTACAGACAGGTCCAGCTTCAGCTAGTGAAA GCGTAGCAGGTGATGATAACTCAACTTTAGTAGAGGAGCTGGTAACAAGCCTAGTAGAAGTTATTGTGGATGTCCCTCTTGTAGACCTTACTTATGCACTCCACCATGAAGCCACCACAGCACTAATAGTGCTAACGTCGGCACTAGTTTTTTCTTCAGGAGATGTTTGTCACTTAGCAGTTTTCAA aatgtTGATGACTGGTCGGGCTTCCATCCatgcgtgtttgtttgtaaaaACTCTGTTGAAACGTTTTATGGCACAAGACAAACCACCTGCAAAAAATGAAGGCGGGAGTGTTGTTTTAGGATTAGCCT ctgGTTTGTGGAATGTCCTGACCTTTGGCTTGGTTGGATCTGAAGAGACCACCAAGAAAGGCCCTGAGTCGCCCCTCGCAACACAGAGCATTTTATTACTTTTGGTGCTTGCTAATCATTGTACTGCTGATCGTAACATCAGGAACCCTTACAGACAAGCATTACTACATGCACAAAATTTTCAtg ATCCTGCCGAGAGTACCCCCACCCAAGCAGTCGCTACTTTCAAGTTAGAATTTGCTACATTGTACAAAACCTTATATACTCACCTGCAAGAAGACCAAACGACATTGGTTCTTTATCTCCTTTTGCATAAGAATGAAGACTTTCGAACTTATGTGTTGTCAAGAACTGACATGGAAAACCTTATTTTGCCAATTCTTAGAACTTTGTACCATGCTCCAGATAGTACCTCGCATCACATTTATATGTCCCTGATAATACTGCTCATTCTGTCAGAAGATGACTCCTTCAACAAAACGATTCATGATATT CCCCTCAAAAACATCACTTGGTATACTGAACGTCTCATAAGTGATATATCTCTTGGTGGCCTTCTTATCCTGGTTGTAATTAGAACCATTACCTACAACATGACCAAAATGAGA GATAAATATTTGCACACAAATTGTTTAGCAGCACTTGCAAACATGTCAAGTCAGTTCCGTTCATTACATCCATATGTGTCTCAGCGGTTAGTAAGTCTATTTGAGACTCTAGCAAAGAGACATGCACGACTTTGCGAGTCGCTTCGGCAAGCTGATTATATGTATGAAGACTCGGAAAATGATATTCCAGATGCA CTCAGTGATGTGAGTGTATTGGAGGAGGTGCTGAGGATGGTGCTAGAAATATTAAACTCTGTCTTGACTCACCAGTTATCGCATAATCATAACCTGGTATACACTTTGCTATACAAAAGGCACTTGTTTATACCTTTTTCAACGCATCCCAACTTTCAAGATGTCACTCAGAATATAGATGTTGTCCTCTCATACTTGATGGGCCGTTTAGAGACTACAAAGAGAGATCCAGGGGTTCAGgatgtacag GAGGTTATTCAACAGGGAGTGCTTCACCTTCCAAAAGACCGCCTTAAAAAGTTCCCGGAATTGAAGTTTAAATATGTTGAGGAAAATGAACCCGAggaattttttattccatatgtTTGGACACTAGTGTATCAGAGCTCTGGGTTATATTGGAACCCAGAATCTATATGTATTTTTGATCCTTCTCAACCAGATGGTTAA